The following proteins are co-located in the Myxococcus fulvus genome:
- a CDS encoding ComF family protein: MLRALLDVLYPPACIACAKVLPGPGAFFCEPCDTAVERLPPVCCRTCAEPGPFPAGMCPRCRASPPPFSRAWAPFAHEGPVARAVHRFKYEDHPELAAPLGELLAAEAQSFLTRAPRLIVALPLHTRRYHARKYDQAQLLAGALAKHLGVRAPVGLLTRTRETQRQVGLTEAERADNVADAFVASDDLAGHDVLLLDDVFTTGATARAAATALLHAGATRVEVLTLARAFTVT; this comes from the coding sequence ATGCTGAGGGCCCTGCTGGACGTGCTCTACCCGCCCGCGTGCATCGCCTGCGCGAAGGTCCTCCCAGGTCCCGGCGCCTTCTTCTGCGAGCCCTGTGACACCGCCGTGGAGCGACTGCCGCCCGTGTGCTGCCGCACCTGCGCGGAGCCAGGTCCGTTCCCCGCTGGCATGTGCCCACGCTGCCGCGCTTCTCCCCCACCCTTCTCGCGCGCCTGGGCTCCGTTCGCGCACGAAGGGCCCGTGGCCCGCGCCGTCCATCGATTCAAGTACGAAGACCACCCGGAGCTGGCCGCGCCCCTCGGGGAGCTGCTCGCGGCCGAGGCCCAGAGCTTCCTCACCCGCGCGCCCCGACTCATCGTCGCGCTGCCGCTCCACACCCGCCGCTACCACGCGCGCAAGTACGACCAGGCCCAACTGCTCGCGGGCGCCCTGGCGAAACACCTGGGAGTCCGCGCCCCCGTCGGCCTGCTCACGCGCACGCGGGAGACCCAACGACAGGTGGGCCTCACCGAGGCCGAGCGCGCCGACAACGTCGCGGACGCCTTCGTCGCCTCGGACGACCTCGCGGGTCACGACGTGCTCCTCCTCGATGACGTCTTCACCACCGGCGCCACCGCGCGCGCCGCGGCCACCGCGCTCCTGCACGCCGGCGCCACCCGCGTCGAGGTCCTCACCCTCGCCCGCGCCTTCACCGTGACGTGA
- a CDS encoding DUF6624 domain-containing protein, producing the protein MRRLVILLAALNLAACAHSSGGAATPAETQAAAAPKPVATPEARKAAMEAAGLSRAGNNEAALPLYRAAWEGGVRSNNMAYNAACVASLLNQGEEALTWLGRAADEGFEDVAHMKKDTDLDNVRGLPGFAAVEKRVAEEAEKQLKAADPALRDELLSRMEVDQQVRMALMKSNFQDEAAKKKLEEVDASNTAWLKDVIAKKGWPGQALVGKKASFAAWLLVQHADKDVAFQEQVLPMLEQAVARGEGSKQNLAYLTDRVLVNTGKPQRYGTQMEEVDGKMEAKNLEDPANVDARRAAVGLGTMEEYKASFEAMRKQAAEQKP; encoded by the coding sequence ATGCGTCGTCTCGTCATCCTGCTCGCCGCGCTGAACCTGGCCGCCTGTGCCCACTCCTCCGGAGGCGCGGCCACCCCCGCGGAGACCCAGGCCGCCGCAGCCCCCAAGCCCGTGGCGACGCCCGAGGCGCGCAAGGCCGCCATGGAGGCAGCCGGGCTGTCGCGCGCCGGCAACAACGAGGCCGCGCTGCCGCTGTACCGCGCCGCCTGGGAGGGCGGGGTGCGCAGCAACAACATGGCCTACAACGCGGCCTGCGTGGCGTCGCTGCTGAACCAGGGCGAGGAGGCCCTGACGTGGCTGGGGCGCGCGGCGGACGAGGGCTTCGAGGACGTGGCCCACATGAAGAAGGACACGGACCTGGACAACGTCCGGGGCCTGCCGGGCTTCGCGGCCGTCGAGAAGCGCGTCGCCGAGGAGGCGGAGAAGCAGCTGAAGGCGGCGGACCCGGCGCTGCGCGACGAGCTGCTGTCGCGCATGGAGGTGGACCAGCAGGTGCGCATGGCGCTGATGAAGTCGAACTTCCAGGACGAGGCCGCGAAGAAGAAGCTGGAGGAGGTCGACGCGAGCAACACGGCCTGGCTCAAGGACGTCATCGCGAAGAAGGGCTGGCCGGGCCAGGCGCTGGTGGGCAAGAAGGCCTCGTTCGCGGCGTGGCTGCTGGTGCAGCACGCGGACAAGGACGTGGCGTTCCAGGAGCAGGTGCTGCCCATGCTGGAGCAGGCCGTGGCGCGCGGGGAGGGCTCCAAGCAGAACCTGGCGTACCTGACGGACCGCGTGCTGGTGAACACGGGCAAGCCGCAGCGCTACGGCACGCAGATGGAAGAGGTGGACGGGAAGATGGAGGCGAAGAACCTGGAGGACCCGGCGAACGTGGACGCGCGCCGCGCGGCCGTGGGCCTGGGGACGATGGAGGAGTACAAGGCCTCGTTCGAGGCGATGCGCAAGCAGGCCGCCGAACAGAAGCCCTGA
- a CDS encoding arylamine N-acetyltransferase family protein, with translation MFDSARYLERIGAPAHASLAELQRAHLESVPFENLDIHLGRPIQLDPDALFDKVVVRRRGGFCYELNGLFSRLLTARGLRVTPLSARVATEPRDGTFGPEFDHLTLQVEDREGTWLVDVGFGDSYLEPLRLDERGVQTRAGRDFRLEPEGDRLMLLRREDSGWLPQYSLSLVPRALGDFVGMCHHHQTSPQSIFTRGRLCTQATRDGRVTLKEGALVLTRGATREEHPVEGEDARARALAEHFGIRL, from the coding sequence ATGTTCGACTCCGCCCGCTACCTCGAACGCATCGGCGCCCCCGCGCACGCATCGCTCGCCGAGCTGCAGCGCGCCCACCTGGAGTCGGTCCCCTTCGAGAACCTGGACATCCACCTGGGCCGGCCCATCCAGCTGGACCCGGACGCGCTCTTCGACAAGGTCGTCGTCCGCCGGCGCGGCGGCTTCTGCTACGAGCTCAACGGGCTGTTCTCCCGCCTGCTCACCGCGCGCGGCCTGCGCGTGACGCCGCTGTCCGCGCGCGTCGCCACCGAGCCCCGGGACGGCACCTTCGGCCCGGAGTTCGACCACCTCACGCTCCAGGTGGAGGACCGCGAGGGCACGTGGCTCGTCGACGTGGGCTTCGGCGACAGCTACCTGGAGCCCCTGCGCCTGGACGAGCGCGGCGTGCAGACGCGCGCCGGCCGCGACTTCCGGCTCGAGCCCGAGGGCGACCGGCTCATGCTCCTGCGGCGCGAGGACTCCGGCTGGTTGCCGCAGTACTCGCTGTCCCTCGTCCCGCGCGCGCTCGGGGACTTCGTGGGCATGTGCCACCACCACCAGACGTCGCCCCAGTCCATCTTCACGCGGGGGCGCCTGTGCACCCAGGCGACGCGCGACGGCCGCGTCACCCTCAAGGAAGGCGCCCTCGTCCTCACCCGGGGCGCCACCCGCGAGGAGCACCCCGTGGAGGGCGAGGACGCTCGCGCCCGGGCGCTGGCGGAGCACTTCGGCATCCGCCTCTAG
- a CDS encoding SBBP repeat-containing protein, translated as MKLPVLSSFALAGVVCALGLPAPVQAQVPAPSWTRQFGANLDEQARAVAVAGNAVYVVGNTTSQLGPEPKAGGNDVFVAKYDTAGTLQWVHQFGTPEDDRPAAATTDSEGNVYVTGRTYGSLGFHTNAGGYDFFIAKYSPQGQQLWVRQQGTQMDDFGTGLAIGSDDTLYFSGYTGGSFANGGNPGHYDVLVGLYDSAGNPYWLRQLGTPSSDIARGIAVTPGHKVYVVGQTSGSLDGATTPTGTDMFLLRLDILGATQWVRQLDLSDLDDVKGVAASPDGGAYLVGDTFGAIDGHTNAGTIDVVLARYDAVGNRQWSRMLGGAQPDYASGVAVDANGIVQVTGYTANALDGQPYAGSQDAFFTRYDGSGTKLGTRVVGTHLPDVGSGVAVDASGNAYVTGSTYGSLGGTNAGSYDAFLVRF; from the coding sequence ATGAAGCTCCCCGTGTTGAGCTCGTTCGCCCTCGCCGGTGTCGTGTGCGCGCTGGGCCTCCCCGCCCCCGTCCAGGCCCAGGTCCCCGCGCCTTCGTGGACCCGGCAGTTCGGCGCCAACCTCGACGAGCAGGCCCGCGCCGTCGCCGTCGCGGGCAACGCCGTCTATGTCGTGGGCAACACCACCAGCCAGCTCGGCCCCGAGCCCAAGGCCGGTGGCAACGACGTCTTCGTCGCGAAGTACGACACCGCGGGCACGCTGCAGTGGGTGCACCAGTTCGGCACGCCCGAGGATGACCGCCCCGCCGCCGCGACCACCGACTCCGAGGGGAACGTGTACGTCACGGGCCGGACGTACGGCTCGCTGGGCTTCCACACGAACGCCGGCGGCTATGACTTCTTCATCGCCAAGTACAGCCCGCAGGGCCAGCAGCTCTGGGTCCGCCAGCAGGGCACGCAGATGGATGACTTCGGCACGGGCCTGGCCATCGGCTCGGACGACACGCTGTACTTCTCCGGCTACACCGGCGGCAGCTTCGCCAACGGCGGCAACCCCGGCCACTACGACGTCCTCGTGGGCCTCTACGACTCGGCCGGCAACCCGTACTGGCTGCGGCAGCTCGGCACGCCCAGCAGCGACATCGCGCGCGGCATCGCCGTGACGCCGGGCCACAAGGTGTACGTCGTGGGCCAGACGAGCGGCAGCCTCGACGGCGCCACCACGCCCACGGGCACGGACATGTTCCTGCTGCGCCTGGACATCCTCGGCGCCACGCAGTGGGTGCGTCAGCTGGACCTCTCCGACCTCGACGACGTCAAGGGCGTGGCGGCGAGCCCCGACGGCGGCGCCTACCTCGTCGGCGACACCTTCGGCGCCATCGACGGCCACACCAACGCCGGCACCATCGACGTGGTGCTCGCCCGCTATGACGCCGTGGGCAACCGCCAGTGGAGCCGCATGCTCGGCGGCGCGCAGCCCGACTACGCGAGCGGCGTCGCGGTGGACGCCAACGGCATCGTCCAGGTGACGGGCTACACGGCCAACGCCCTCGACGGCCAGCCGTACGCCGGCAGCCAGGACGCCTTCTTCACCCGCTACGACGGCTCGGGCACCAAGCTGGGCACGCGCGTCGTCGGCACCCACCTGCCGGACGTCGGCAGCGGCGTGGCGGTGGACGCCAGCGGCAACGCCTACGTGACGGGCTCCACCTACGGCAGCCTGGGCGGCACCAACGCGGGCAGCTACGACGCGTTCCTCGTCCGCTTCTGA
- a CDS encoding M1 family metallopeptidase — protein sequence MRWHSLLLVPALLSLHCTHATGSAGPSKPEATVAAAAPEWPEAQPPALRLPDTVQPLHYLLDLKLISTESTHSGTVTIDVDVREPVRQVWLHGQDLEVTSARIETQGRALEAKAVTASEGRLGLLLPETLPAGKARIVIAFTGQIDKERSRGLYSQEEGGHNYLYTFFEPVDARRAFPCFDEPGFKVPWQLRFTVKAEDVALANHAIEAKETLPDGLQRITFRDSKPMPSYLVAFVVGPFDVVDAGTTGRNNVPLRFIVPKGRGAETAYAASVTPRIVTVLEDFFDQAYPYEKLDVAVVPRYWGTMEHPGLVALGQPLTLIRPGEETLQRRKWYVNIAGHELGHYWFGNIVTCRWWDDIWLNESLTSWLDRKQMDGFDPSWGFGRDASTNALAGAMSADALDAALPVRKPANTHDEVIGSFDNSTTYAKGSAIIGMFESWLGEDKMRDILRAHIRKHEWGTATSDDFAATLAQAASPDVARSFRSFIDQPGAPHISAQLVCDAGKAPRLKLSQERFLPAGSTASKDATWSVPVCVRAGDRTGDVRACQLLSERTGEMELPMKSCPQWVLLNAGGMGYYRASYTLQQFQQVNGVARKSLTVPERLAFFADIEGAVSRGDVRLGEVLSLVNDTAKDPDRGIALSGARLLHLVGEDSLTPAERQRFRAWVGKLYGARARALGWQPAKGDSDEVKQTRSLFLSLAAMMGDEPTLTREAKALVTKWLAKRDSVSPEAVPVALAVAARNSDRALHEQLLTRARKAEDRNERNQMINALSGFRDPELVKQNLTLAMTEFDVRDARPLFGGAFGEPETRAVAWKFYRENFDTLASRVRSDELGWLIAMTGSLCDDTSRAEMEAFLGPRVDKLEGAPRAYARALESVRLCVESNRLHQDSVRAFIGKLPQVTAAPTR from the coding sequence ATGCGCTGGCACTCCCTCCTCCTCGTCCCCGCGTTGCTCTCACTCCACTGTACCCACGCCACCGGGTCCGCCGGGCCGTCCAAGCCCGAGGCCACGGTGGCGGCGGCCGCGCCCGAGTGGCCCGAAGCCCAGCCTCCCGCGCTGCGCCTGCCGGACACCGTCCAACCCCTGCACTACCTGCTGGACCTGAAGCTCATCTCCACCGAGTCCACCCACTCGGGCACCGTCACCATCGACGTGGATGTGCGCGAGCCGGTGCGCCAGGTCTGGCTGCACGGACAGGACTTGGAGGTCACCTCCGCGCGCATCGAGACGCAGGGCCGCGCGCTCGAAGCCAAGGCCGTCACCGCGAGCGAGGGCCGGCTGGGCCTGCTGCTGCCCGAGACGCTGCCCGCGGGCAAGGCGCGCATCGTCATCGCCTTCACGGGTCAAATCGACAAGGAGCGCAGCCGGGGCCTCTATTCGCAGGAGGAAGGTGGCCACAACTACCTCTACACCTTCTTCGAGCCGGTGGACGCGCGCCGCGCCTTCCCGTGCTTCGACGAGCCGGGCTTCAAGGTGCCCTGGCAGCTGCGCTTCACGGTGAAGGCCGAGGACGTGGCGCTGGCCAACCACGCCATCGAGGCGAAGGAGACGCTGCCGGACGGCCTGCAGCGCATCACCTTCCGCGACAGCAAGCCCATGCCCAGCTACCTCGTCGCCTTCGTGGTGGGCCCGTTCGACGTGGTGGACGCGGGCACCACCGGGCGCAACAACGTGCCGCTGCGCTTCATCGTCCCCAAGGGCCGCGGCGCGGAGACGGCATACGCCGCGAGCGTCACCCCGCGCATCGTCACGGTGCTCGAGGACTTCTTCGACCAGGCGTACCCGTACGAGAAGCTCGACGTCGCGGTGGTGCCCCGCTACTGGGGCACCATGGAGCACCCGGGCCTGGTCGCCCTGGGCCAGCCGCTGACGCTCATCCGCCCCGGCGAGGAGACGCTCCAGCGGCGCAAGTGGTACGTCAACATCGCGGGCCACGAGCTGGGGCACTACTGGTTCGGCAACATCGTCACCTGCCGCTGGTGGGACGACATCTGGCTCAACGAGTCGCTCACCTCGTGGCTGGACCGCAAGCAGATGGACGGGTTCGACCCGAGCTGGGGCTTCGGCCGGGACGCGAGCACCAACGCGCTGGCGGGCGCCATGAGCGCGGACGCGCTCGACGCGGCGCTGCCGGTGCGCAAGCCCGCCAACACCCATGACGAGGTCATCGGCTCGTTCGACAACTCCACCACCTACGCCAAGGGCTCCGCCATCATCGGCATGTTCGAGTCGTGGCTGGGCGAGGACAAGATGCGCGACATCCTGCGCGCGCACATCCGCAAGCACGAGTGGGGCACGGCGACGTCGGATGACTTCGCCGCCACGCTCGCCCAGGCCGCGAGCCCCGACGTCGCGCGCTCCTTCCGCAGCTTCATCGACCAGCCCGGCGCGCCCCACATCTCCGCCCAGCTGGTGTGCGACGCGGGCAAGGCGCCGCGCCTGAAGCTGTCCCAGGAGCGCTTCCTGCCCGCGGGCTCCACCGCGTCCAAGGACGCCACCTGGTCCGTCCCCGTGTGCGTGCGCGCCGGGGACCGCACAGGCGACGTGCGCGCCTGCCAGCTGCTCTCCGAGCGCACGGGCGAGATGGAGCTGCCGATGAAGAGCTGCCCGCAGTGGGTGCTGCTCAACGCGGGCGGCATGGGCTACTACCGCGCCAGCTACACGCTGCAGCAGTTCCAGCAGGTGAACGGCGTGGCCAGGAAGTCGCTGACGGTGCCCGAGCGCCTGGCCTTCTTCGCGGACATCGAGGGCGCGGTGAGCCGGGGCGACGTGCGGCTCGGCGAGGTGCTGTCGCTGGTGAACGACACGGCGAAGGACCCGGACCGCGGCATCGCGCTGAGCGGCGCGCGCCTGTTGCACCTGGTGGGCGAGGACTCGCTCACCCCCGCCGAGCGGCAGCGCTTCCGCGCCTGGGTGGGCAAGCTCTACGGCGCGCGGGCCCGGGCGCTGGGCTGGCAGCCGGCGAAGGGCGACAGCGACGAGGTGAAGCAGACGCGCTCGCTGTTCCTGTCGCTCGCGGCGATGATGGGTGACGAGCCCACGCTCACGCGCGAGGCCAAGGCCCTGGTGACGAAGTGGCTGGCGAAGCGCGACAGCGTGAGCCCGGAGGCCGTGCCGGTGGCGCTGGCGGTGGCGGCGCGCAACTCGGACCGCGCGCTCCACGAGCAACTCCTCACCCGCGCGCGCAAGGCGGAGGACCGCAACGAGCGCAACCAGATGATCAACGCGCTGTCGGGCTTCCGCGACCCGGAGCTGGTGAAGCAGAACCTGACGCTGGCGATGACGGAGTTCGACGTGCGCGACGCGCGGCCCTTGTTCGGAGGCGCGTTCGGCGAGCCGGAGACGCGGGCGGTGGCGTGGAAGTTCTATCGCGAGAACTTCGACACGCTGGCCTCGCGCGTCCGCTCGGATGAACTGGGCTGGCTCATCGCGATGACGGGCTCGCTGTGCGACGACACCAGCCGGGCGGAGATGGAGGCGTTCCTGGGCCCCCGTGTCGACAAGCTGGAGGGCGCGCCGCGCGCCTACGCCCGGGCGCTCGAGTCCGTGCGGCTGTGCGTGGAGTCCAACCGCCTCCACCAGGACAGCGTGCGCGCGTTCATCGGCAAGCTGCCCCAGGTCACCGCGGCGCCCACCCGCTGA
- a CDS encoding DUF3857 domain-containing protein: MSRFTWLAAVFVLTCPLWAQAKPAADETARVYAAEAMKQASSPRGAAGLLRLHSLVDEVEDLTPLVSTYAYIASRRQFDANTRATAQLLLLDTERARGRLTRANEVRQWMGFVGDYYVVGGFDNEGKSGCDTDFGPEAAALDLTATYPGAKGRQVSWRKLTANTADGYVDLATAVRPNREAVAYAATWLESNQESRVTLGLGTSGAYRLWVNGQLASKEDRYNLPRPDQARVSVKLRKGLNRVLLKVCQETGPLGFYLRQESPGVRASLPAKAPAVERGAAPAPQVLPTLTSALKALVEKSPDDAALRGDYARVLGFYRGFDDREHTATVEASRAAELAPQDARLQMLAASLQRDDLNERRRFLEAAVKADPALPEARVALADFELERGHPERVIPLVTPVLEKTPDDAPARLVLARAHEALGERPRAHALVEESFRHQPRQPRAVRSAAQISRQLGRNREAMDRMRVVLALRFDDTGTRRSLAALLADSGQVEAAEREYAQLVALNPFDNGARVRLAELKANNGNVEQAVALFAEARALSPDEPEVYEREGRALLAAGRREPALAAFERSLVLRPQNPGLKEALRALKGEGTGAGMQHVVDAKPLAKEAEAYVHEDAIYLVDNTYVNVQKSGLSSRLSQMVVKVQNARGVDAFRSMPITYSPDRQEVRILRARVTKADGSVVESYGENDRNINEPWTGMYYDARAKVLSFPSLAAGDTLEVTYRLDDTAQENLLSDYWGDVESVQGVYPKLRFQYLVETPKERPLYWNKSKLTGVESAQESLEGGRVLYRWGAKHVAKVVPEPGMPGWAEVAQNLHVSTYQTWDQVGRYWWGLVRDQLQPNAELKQTVDQVLQGVDRKNELAVVRAIYNFVVTNTRYVALEFGIHGFKPYRVDRVLARRFGDCKDKASLIHSMLRVAGVDSRLVLLRMRNLGALDAEPASLAAFNHAIAYVPKFDLYLDGTAEFHGAKELPSADRVANVLVVEPDGKSTFMVTPEAKAEDNATGLKMDVTLRADGSAEVTGSSTVSGQSAPEYRRAYRPEATRKSTFERAWAQSFPGLTVNEVSLNDTTRLDEDVAMGFRMSIPRYAEVLSNAVRFLPFGTGRTYQQAFAPLAERRFDLVMQSPWVNLFNLRYTLPAGWSVTELPQAVDETNPFGRLRLTYRVEEGKLVAEGEVKLSVARIKSDEYPAFREFLGRVDRAFGRRVIIQGPGGRTASLTP; encoded by the coding sequence ATGTCGCGCTTCACATGGCTGGCCGCAGTCTTCGTGCTCACCTGCCCTCTCTGGGCGCAGGCCAAGCCCGCGGCGGACGAAACAGCGCGCGTTTACGCGGCCGAGGCGATGAAGCAGGCCTCCTCGCCCCGAGGCGCCGCCGGCCTGTTGCGGCTGCACTCCCTGGTGGACGAGGTGGAGGACCTCACGCCGCTGGTGAGCACGTACGCCTACATCGCCTCGCGGCGCCAGTTCGACGCGAACACGCGCGCCACCGCGCAGTTGCTCCTCTTGGACACCGAGCGGGCCCGCGGACGGCTGACGCGCGCCAACGAGGTGCGCCAGTGGATGGGCTTCGTGGGCGACTACTACGTCGTCGGCGGCTTCGACAACGAGGGCAAGTCCGGCTGTGACACGGACTTCGGCCCGGAGGCCGCGGCGCTGGATTTGACGGCCACCTACCCGGGCGCCAAGGGCCGCCAGGTGTCGTGGCGCAAGCTGACGGCGAACACGGCGGACGGCTACGTGGACCTGGCCACCGCGGTGCGCCCCAACCGCGAGGCCGTGGCGTACGCGGCCACGTGGCTGGAGTCCAACCAGGAGTCGCGCGTGACGCTGGGCCTGGGCACCTCCGGCGCCTACCGCCTGTGGGTCAACGGCCAGCTCGCCTCCAAGGAGGACCGCTACAACCTGCCGCGCCCGGACCAGGCGCGCGTGTCCGTGAAGCTGCGCAAGGGCCTCAACCGCGTGCTCCTCAAGGTGTGCCAAGAGACGGGCCCCCTGGGCTTCTACCTGCGCCAGGAGTCGCCGGGCGTGCGCGCGTCGCTGCCCGCCAAGGCCCCCGCCGTGGAGCGCGGCGCGGCCCCCGCGCCCCAGGTGCTGCCCACGCTCACCTCCGCGCTCAAGGCGCTGGTGGAGAAGAGCCCCGACGACGCGGCGCTGCGCGGTGACTACGCGCGGGTGCTCGGCTTCTACCGCGGCTTCGATGACCGCGAGCACACCGCCACCGTGGAGGCCTCGCGCGCCGCGGAGCTTGCGCCCCAGGACGCGCGCCTGCAGATGCTCGCGGCGAGCCTCCAGCGCGATGACTTGAACGAGCGCCGCCGCTTCCTCGAAGCCGCGGTGAAGGCGGACCCCGCGCTGCCCGAGGCCCGCGTGGCGCTGGCCGACTTCGAGCTGGAGCGCGGCCACCCCGAGCGCGTCATCCCGCTGGTGACGCCCGTGCTGGAGAAGACGCCGGACGACGCGCCCGCGCGCCTGGTCCTCGCGCGCGCCCACGAGGCGCTGGGCGAGCGTCCCCGCGCGCACGCGCTGGTGGAGGAGTCCTTCCGCCACCAGCCCCGGCAGCCGCGCGCGGTGCGCTCGGCGGCGCAGATTTCGAGGCAGCTGGGCCGCAACCGCGAGGCCATGGACCGCATGCGCGTGGTGCTGGCGCTGCGCTTCGACGACACCGGCACGCGCCGCTCGCTGGCCGCGCTGCTGGCGGACTCCGGTCAGGTGGAGGCCGCCGAGCGCGAGTACGCGCAGCTGGTCGCCCTCAACCCGTTCGACAACGGCGCGCGCGTGCGGCTCGCCGAGCTCAAGGCCAACAACGGCAACGTGGAGCAGGCCGTGGCGCTGTTCGCCGAGGCCCGCGCGCTGTCTCCCGATGAGCCGGAGGTCTACGAGCGCGAGGGCCGCGCGCTGCTCGCCGCCGGTCGGCGTGAGCCCGCGCTGGCCGCCTTCGAGCGCTCGCTCGTGCTGCGTCCGCAGAACCCCGGCCTCAAGGAGGCCCTGCGCGCCCTGAAGGGCGAGGGCACCGGCGCCGGCATGCAGCACGTGGTGGACGCCAAGCCCCTGGCGAAGGAGGCCGAGGCCTACGTCCACGAGGACGCCATCTACCTGGTCGACAACACCTACGTGAATGTCCAGAAGAGCGGCCTGTCCAGCCGGCTGTCGCAGATGGTGGTGAAGGTGCAGAACGCGCGCGGCGTGGACGCGTTCCGCTCGATGCCCATCACCTACTCACCGGACCGGCAGGAGGTGCGCATCCTCCGCGCGCGCGTGACGAAGGCGGACGGCTCCGTGGTGGAGAGCTACGGGGAGAACGACCGCAACATCAACGAGCCGTGGACGGGCATGTACTACGACGCCCGCGCCAAGGTGCTGTCCTTCCCGTCGCTCGCCGCCGGCGACACGCTGGAGGTGACGTACCGCCTGGACGACACCGCGCAGGAGAACCTGCTGTCGGACTACTGGGGTGACGTGGAGAGCGTGCAGGGCGTCTACCCGAAGCTGCGCTTCCAGTACCTGGTGGAGACTCCGAAGGAGCGCCCGCTGTACTGGAACAAGAGCAAGCTCACCGGCGTGGAGAGCGCGCAGGAGTCGCTGGAGGGCGGACGCGTACTGTACCGCTGGGGCGCGAAGCACGTGGCCAAGGTGGTGCCGGAGCCGGGCATGCCGGGCTGGGCGGAGGTCGCGCAGAACCTGCACGTCTCCACGTACCAGACGTGGGACCAGGTGGGCCGCTACTGGTGGGGGCTCGTGAGGGACCAGCTGCAGCCCAACGCGGAGCTGAAGCAGACGGTGGACCAGGTCCTCCAGGGCGTGGACCGCAAGAACGAGCTGGCGGTGGTGCGCGCCATCTACAACTTCGTGGTGACGAACACGCGCTACGTGGCGCTGGAGTTCGGCATCCACGGCTTCAAGCCCTACCGCGTCGACCGCGTGCTGGCGCGTCGCTTCGGTGACTGCAAGGACAAGGCGAGCCTCATCCACTCCATGCTGCGGGTGGCGGGCGTGGACAGCCGGCTGGTGCTCCTGCGCATGCGCAACCTGGGCGCGCTGGACGCGGAGCCGGCGAGCCTGGCGGCGTTCAACCACGCCATTGCGTATGTGCCCAAGTTCGACCTGTACCTGGATGGCACCGCGGAGTTCCACGGGGCCAAGGAGCTGCCCAGCGCGGACCGGGTGGCCAACGTGCTGGTGGTGGAGCCGGACGGCAAGAGCACCTTCATGGTGACGCCGGAGGCGAAGGCGGAGGACAACGCCACGGGCCTGAAGATGGACGTGACGCTGCGCGCGGACGGCAGCGCCGAGGTGACGGGCTCCAGCACGGTGAGCGGGCAGAGCGCGCCCGAGTACCGTCGCGCGTACCGTCCCGAGGCCACGCGCAAGTCCACCTTCGAGCGCGCGTGGGCGCAGAGCTTCCCGGGCCTGACGGTGAACGAGGTGTCGCTCAACGACACCACGCGCCTGGACGAGGACGTGGCGATGGGCTTCCGCATGAGCATCCCGCGCTACGCGGAGGTGCTGTCCAACGCGGTGCGCTTCCTGCCCTTCGGCACGGGCCGCACCTACCAGCAGGCCTTCGCGCCGCTGGCGGAGCGCCGCTTCGACCTGGTGATGCAGAGCCCGTGGGTGAACCTGTTCAACCTGCGCTACACGCTGCCGGCGGGCTGGTCCGTGACGGAGCTGCCGCAGGCGGTGGACGAGACGAACCCGTTCGGTCGGCTGCGGCTCACCTACCGCGTGGAGGAGGGCAAGCTTGTCGCCGAGGGCGAGGTGAAGCTCTCCGTCGCGCGCATCAAGTCGGACGAGTACCCGGCGTTCAGGGAGTTCCTGGGCCGGGTGGACCGCGCCTTCGGGCGTCGGGTCATCATCCAGGGCCCCGGTGGCCGCACCGCGTCGCTCACCCCGTGA